From the Cloacibacillus sp. genome, the window CTCAACAGACCATTCCAGCAGGTGGCCGATCTTGTTGACCATGCCGCGGATCTGCGGGCTGTCGTTGTGATATACAGTCTCATTGAGCCTGTGAAGGCCAAGAGCCTTTATTATTCTCTCCTGACTCGGAGGACGGCCTATTGTGCTTTTCTTCCATGTAATACGAAGCTTAGCCATAGCTATGATACCTCCTAGGCTTCCTTGCGCTCTTTGCCGCGGAGACGGTAAATCTCTTCCGGCGTACGGAGGCGCTTGACCGCATCCATCGTCGCATAGGCGATGTTAATGGGGTTCGAAGTTCTTCCGGTGACCTTCGCGATAACGTCTTTAATTCCGCCGAGCTCCATGATCGGACGCACGGAGGACCCGGCGAGAACGCCCGTTCCCGGCGCAGCCGGACGCATGAGAACTTTTGCGGCGCCGAACTTGCCTATGATGGGGTGCGGAAGCGTGTGGCCGGTCTTCTTAAGGTCGATCATATTTTTCTTCGCATGTTCGATACCTTTTTTCATGGCCACGGAAATTTCTTTGGCTTTGCCCATTCCGAGGCCGACCTGGCTCACGCCGTCGCCTACCACTACAAGTACGCTGAAGCGGAAACGCTTACCACCTTTGACGACTTTACTGACGCGGTTGATGGAAACTATGCGTTCTGAAAGTTCAAGGCCTCTGCTGCTATAAGTTTTTGTATTCTGTGTCTCTTTCGCCACTTTATTGCGCCTCCTCTTAGAACTTCAGACCGGCTTCGCGGGCTGCTTCGGCAAGGGCCTTTACTCTGCCGTGATAGACATGGCCGCCTCTGTCAAAGACAACTTCTGTGATTCCGTTCGCAAGAGCGCGCTCGGCAATGAGCTTGCCGACTGCCTTAGCAGCATCCTGGTTCCCTGTGCCCTTTACGTCGTCAAATTTGTCCTGTATGGTCGATGCCGATACAAGCGTATGTCCCTTTTCGTCGTCGATAACCTGCGCAGATATGTGCTTCAGGCTGCCGAAGACTGCAAGACGGGGGCGCTCACCGGTGCCGGAGAGATGTCTCCTGAGGCGACGGTGGCGAAGCTCCCGCATTTCGTTGCGACTGCGATTACTGATCAACGTCCTTCACCTCGCCTTACTTCTTGGCGCCGGCCTTACCGGCCTTGCGGATTACATATTCGCCGGCATATCTGATTCCCTTGCCCTTGTAGGGTTCGGGCGGACGATATCCGCGAATGTTCGATGCGACCTGACCGACAAGCTGCTTGTCGATGCCGCGAACGATTATCTTGATGGGGCTCTCGCAGGCGAACTCGATCCCCGCGGGGGGAACGACTTCGACAGGATGCGAGAAGCCGAGGCTCAGCACAAGGTTCTTGCCCTGCATCTGAGCGCGGTATCCAACGCCGACGATCTCAAGGACTTTCTGAAAACCGTTGCTGACGCCGTCCACCATGTTGCTGATAAGGGCTCTCGTCATACCGTGCGCGGCGCGGACCGGCTTGTCGTCGTTCGCGCGCGTCACATTGAGCTGACCATCTTCAACCGCTACAGCGATGTTGTTCATTACATCCATCTCAAGGCTGCCTTTGGCTCCCTTGACAAAAACATGCTGTCCGTCGATCTTGACCTCCACGCCTTTCGGAAGAGCTATCGCTTTGCGTCCTATTCTAGACATCTTCGAGCCCTCCGTTACCAGACGTAGCAGACTACTTCGCCGCCGAGTCCGAGTTTACGGGCAGAGGCGTCGGTCATGAGTCCGGCTGACGTTGAGATTAGTGCAATACCCAAACCGCCCATTACCTTGGGAAGTTCGTCTTTGCCGACGTAGATACGGCGGCCGGGTTTGCTGATTCTGCGAAGTCCCTGGATTACTCTTTCCTTCTGGGGTCCATAGTTCATGGTAAGCCTAAGGATGGGCATCGGCTGCTTCGCGTCGGTGATCGTCTTATAGTTACGGATATAACCTTCCTCTTTGAGGATGCGGGCCATTTCAAGCCGCATCTTGGAAAGAGGCATATCTACCATTTCATGGTAAACCACATTCGCATTTCTGATGCGTGTGAGCATATCCGCGACAGGATCGGTAATATGCATTAAAGGATCCTCCCTTCTACGCCCACGTGCCTACCAGCTCGACTTGACAACGCCAGGGATTTTTCCCTCGCGTGCAAGCTTGCGGAAACAGCAGCGGCACATATCGAATTTGCGCATGTATCCGTGGGGGCGTCCACAGATCGGGCAACGATTGTATTTTCTCACTTTGAACTTCGGCTCTTCTTTGGCCTTGTTCACCATACTTTTACGGGCCATTTGCTTCTCCTTCCTAACGGGCGAAGGGCATGCCCAGCTCTTTTAAGAGCGCCTGGGCTTCCTCATCGGTCTTCGCGGTCGTCACGAACGTGATGTTCATACCGCGCTGACGGATGACCTTATCGTAGTCAATCTCAGGGAAGAGAAGCTGCTCTTTGAGGCCGAGGTTGAAGTTACCTCTGCCGTCGAAGCCCCTCTTTGAGATTCCCTGGAAGTCCTTGATACGGGGAAGCGCGATGCTGAAAAGGCGATCGACAAATTCCCACATTCTTTCACTTCTCAGAGTAACCGCACACGCAACGGGCATTCCTTCACGGACTTTGAATCCGGCTATGGATTTCTTGGCGCGCTTCATCATCGGCTTCTGACCGGAGATGATGGTCAGTTCGTTGATCGAGGCGTCCATGTATTTCTGGTCCAGCTTTGCCTCGTTGACGCCGATATTGATGACGACTTTGACGAGACGCGGGATCTCCATAACGTTCTTATACTGGAACTGCTCATTCAGACGGGGAAGGACTTCCTCGGAATATTTTGTTAAAAGACGCGGAGTCATTCTGTTGTCCCTCCTCACTATGCCTTATCGATGATTTCGCCGCACTGCTTGCAGATACGGACCTTCTTGCCATCGTCAAGGAAGGCGCGTCCTACGCGCGTCGCCTTGCCGCACTTTGGGCAGACTAGCATTACCTTTGATGCGGAAAGAGCTGCCTCTTTCTTGACAAGTCCGCCGCGGGGATCCTTTTGTGTCGGACGGACGCTCTTGGTAACGAAATTGACG encodes:
- the rpmD gene encoding 50S ribosomal protein L30; its protein translation is MAKLRITWKKSTIGRPPSQERIIKALGLHRLNETVYHNDSPQIRGMVNKIGHLLEWSVEE
- the rpsE gene encoding 30S ribosomal protein S5, which codes for MAKETQNTKTYSSRGLELSERIVSINRVSKVVKGGKRFRFSVLVVVGDGVSQVGLGMGKAKEISVAMKKGIEHAKKNMIDLKKTGHTLPHPIIGKFGAAKVLMRPAAPGTGVLAGSSVRPIMELGGIKDVIAKVTGRTSNPINIAYATMDAVKRLRTPEEIYRLRGKERKEA
- the rplR gene encoding 50S ribosomal protein L18, yielding MISNRSRNEMRELRHRRLRRHLSGTGERPRLAVFGSLKHISAQVIDDEKGHTLVSASTIQDKFDDVKGTGNQDAAKAVGKLIAERALANGITEVVFDRGGHVYHGRVKALAEAAREAGLKF
- the rplF gene encoding 50S ribosomal protein L6 — translated: MSRIGRKAIALPKGVEVKIDGQHVFVKGAKGSLEMDVMNNIAVAVEDGQLNVTRANDDKPVRAAHGMTRALISNMVDGVSNGFQKVLEIVGVGYRAQMQGKNLVLSLGFSHPVEVVPPAGIEFACESPIKIIVRGIDKQLVGQVASNIRGYRPPEPYKGKGIRYAGEYVIRKAGKAGAKK
- the rpsH gene encoding 30S ribosomal protein S8; its protein translation is MHITDPVADMLTRIRNANVVYHEMVDMPLSKMRLEMARILKEEGYIRNYKTITDAKQPMPILRLTMNYGPQKERVIQGLRRISKPGRRIYVGKDELPKVMGGLGIALISTSAGLMTDASARKLGLGGEVVCYVW
- a CDS encoding type Z 30S ribosomal protein S14, translated to MARKSMVNKAKEEPKFKVRKYNRCPICGRPHGYMRKFDMCRCCFRKLAREGKIPGVVKSSW
- the rplE gene encoding 50S ribosomal protein L5; its protein translation is MTPRLLTKYSEEVLPRLNEQFQYKNVMEIPRLVKVVINIGVNEAKLDQKYMDASINELTIISGQKPMMKRAKKSIAGFKVREGMPVACAVTLRSERMWEFVDRLFSIALPRIKDFQGISKRGFDGRGNFNLGLKEQLLFPEIDYDKVIRQRGMNITFVTTAKTDEEAQALLKELGMPFAR
- the rplX gene encoding 50S ribosomal protein L24, coding for MSKMRIKKGDRVRVISGKDAGKEGKILKRNIDKDTVVVENVNFVTKSVRPTQKDPRGGLVKKEAALSASKVMLVCPKCGKATRVGRAFLDDGKKVRICKQCGEIIDKA